A region of Triplophysa rosa linkage group LG16, Trosa_1v2, whole genome shotgun sequence DNA encodes the following proteins:
- the LOC130566625 gene encoding tripartite motif-containing protein 16-like isoform X1 translates to MASISVDQDHFMCSVCLDLLKDPVTLHCGHTYCMRCITDCWDQDDQTGIYSCPQCRQTFSPRPVLGKNVVVAEMVEKLKKTRLSGVCYAGAGDVECDVCTGRKHKAIKSCLTCLKSYCQTHLERHEEFLSGNSHKIVTVTRKLKEMICPQHQKLLEVFCRTDQQCVCLMCLMDEHKNHDTVSAAAQRTHEEKHLKETQRKFQEKIHQREKDVQELRDAVECHKRCAQTTVEDCEMMLTEVMSLIERRRSEVTQLIRDQETAAVSPAEGLLERLKQEIDDLRRRDAELDKISHTDDHITFLQSFQSLSAPPESPDDISVTFLISFDAVRESVRQLRDKLQDFCTQPMRKISVTHTNTVPRIRDDFLQYSHQLTLDLNTLNKNLCLSEGNRTITNTFLQKCQYPNHPDRFDDACQVLCKESVCGRCYWEIERTGVNNVFISVSYKSIRRKGPGDECWFGYNDQSWSLICSDSSYSFRHNKIKTKLPVKLRSDRLGVYVDERAGILSFYSISDTMTLIHSISTTFTQPLYPGFTVCHNSSVKLCDL, encoded by the exons ATGGCCAGTATTTCAGTGGATCAGGATCACttcatgtgttcagtgtgtttgGATCTACTGAAGGATCCAGTGACGCTTCACTGTGGACACACTTACTGTATGAGGTGCATCACAGACTGCTGGGATCAGGACGATCAGACGGGAATCTACAGCTGCCCTCAGTGCAGACAAACCTTCAGCCCTCGGCCTGTTCTAGGGAAGAATGTGGTGGTTGCTGAGATGGTGGAGAAGCTGAAGAAGACGAGACTTTCTGGTGTGTGTTACGCTGGAGCTGGAGATGTGGAGTGTGACGTCTGTACTGGAAGAAAACACAAAGCCATCAAATCCTGTCTGACGTGTCTCAAGTCTTACTGTCAAACTCATCTTGAACGTCATGAGGAATTTCTCTCAGGAAATTCACACAAAATAGTGACTGTCACTAGAAAACTGAAGGAGATGATCTGCCCTCAACATCAGAAGCTTCTGGAGGTTTTCTGTCGTACTGATCAGCAGTGCGTTTGTTTGATGTGTTTGATGGATGAACATAAAAACCACGACACAGTTTCAGCGGCAGCACAGAGGACACATGAAGAG AAACACTTGAAGGAGACGCAGAGAAAGTTTCAGGAGAAGATCcaccagagagagaaagatgttCAGGAGCTGAGAGACGCTGTGGAGTGTCATAAG cGGTGTGCACAGACAACAGTGGAGGACTGTGAGATGATGTTGACTGAAGTGATGTCATTGATTGAGAGAAGACGCTCTGAGGTGACACAGCTGATCAGAGATCAGGAGACGGCTGCAGTGAGTCCAGCTGAAGGACTCTTGGAGCGACTCAAGCAGGAGATTGATGATCTGAGGAGGAGAGACGCTGAGCTGGACAAGATTTcacacacagatgatcacatCACTTTCCTACAG AGTTTTCAGTCTCTCTCTGCACCTCCTGAATCTCCAGACGACATCAGTGTCACTTTTCTCATTTCTTTTGATGCTGTGAGAGAATCTGTCCGTCAGCTGAGAGACAAACTGCAGGATTTCTGCACACAGCCCATGAGAAAGATCTCGG tcacacacaccaacactgTCCCCAGGATCAGAGACGACTTCCTACAAT ATTCTCATCAGTTGACTCTGGATCTAAACACACTGAATAaaaatctctgtctgtctgaggGAAACAGAACGATTACAAACACTTTCCTACAGAAGTGTCAGTATCCCAATCATCCGGACAGATTTGATGATGCGTGTCAGGTGTTGTGtaaagagagtgtgtgtggacGCTGTTACTGGGAGATTGAGAGGACTGGTGTTAATAATGTGTTTATATCAGTGTCATATAAGAGCATCAGGAGGAAGGGACCGGGTGATGAGTGTTGGTTTGGATATAATGATCAGTCCTGGAGTTTGATCTGCTCTGACTCCAGTTACTCATTCAGACACAATAAGATCAAGACTAAACTCCCTGTAAAACTCAGATCTGATAGATTAGGAGTGTATGTGGATGAGAGAGCAGGAATTCTGTCCTTCTACAGCATCTCTGACACAATGACCCTCATCCACAGCATCAGCACCACATTCACTCAACCGCTCTATCCTGGATTTACTGTTTGTCACAATTCATCAGTGAAGCTGTGTGATCTATAG
- the LOC130566625 gene encoding tripartite motif-containing protein 16-like isoform X2, producing MASISVDQDHFMCSVCLDLLKDPVTLHCGHTYCMRCITDCWDQDDQTGIYSCPQCRQTFSPRPVLGKNVVVAEMVEKLKKTRLSGVCYAGAGDVECDVCTGRKHKAIKSCLTCLKSYCQTHLERHEEFLSGNSHKIVTVTRKLKEMICPQHQKLLEVFCRTDQQCVCLMCLMDEHKNHDTVSAAAQRTHEEKHLKETQRKFQEKIHQREKDVQELRDAVECHKRCAQTTVEDCEMMLTEVMSLIERRRSEVTQLIRDQETAAVSPAEGLLERLKQEIDDLRRRDAELDKISHTDDHITFLQSFQSLSAPPESPDDISVTFLISFDAVRESVRQLRDKLQDFCTQPMRKISDSHQLTLDLNTLNKNLCLSEGNRTITNTFLQKCQYPNHPDRFDDACQVLCKESVCGRCYWEIERTGVNNVFISVSYKSIRRKGPGDECWFGYNDQSWSLICSDSSYSFRHNKIKTKLPVKLRSDRLGVYVDERAGILSFYSISDTMTLIHSISTTFTQPLYPGFTVCHNSSVKLCDL from the exons ATGGCCAGTATTTCAGTGGATCAGGATCACttcatgtgttcagtgtgtttgGATCTACTGAAGGATCCAGTGACGCTTCACTGTGGACACACTTACTGTATGAGGTGCATCACAGACTGCTGGGATCAGGACGATCAGACGGGAATCTACAGCTGCCCTCAGTGCAGACAAACCTTCAGCCCTCGGCCTGTTCTAGGGAAGAATGTGGTGGTTGCTGAGATGGTGGAGAAGCTGAAGAAGACGAGACTTTCTGGTGTGTGTTACGCTGGAGCTGGAGATGTGGAGTGTGACGTCTGTACTGGAAGAAAACACAAAGCCATCAAATCCTGTCTGACGTGTCTCAAGTCTTACTGTCAAACTCATCTTGAACGTCATGAGGAATTTCTCTCAGGAAATTCACACAAAATAGTGACTGTCACTAGAAAACTGAAGGAGATGATCTGCCCTCAACATCAGAAGCTTCTGGAGGTTTTCTGTCGTACTGATCAGCAGTGCGTTTGTTTGATGTGTTTGATGGATGAACATAAAAACCACGACACAGTTTCAGCGGCAGCACAGAGGACACATGAAGAG AAACACTTGAAGGAGACGCAGAGAAAGTTTCAGGAGAAGATCcaccagagagagaaagatgttCAGGAGCTGAGAGACGCTGTGGAGTGTCATAAG cGGTGTGCACAGACAACAGTGGAGGACTGTGAGATGATGTTGACTGAAGTGATGTCATTGATTGAGAGAAGACGCTCTGAGGTGACACAGCTGATCAGAGATCAGGAGACGGCTGCAGTGAGTCCAGCTGAAGGACTCTTGGAGCGACTCAAGCAGGAGATTGATGATCTGAGGAGGAGAGACGCTGAGCTGGACAAGATTTcacacacagatgatcacatCACTTTCCTACAG AGTTTTCAGTCTCTCTCTGCACCTCCTGAATCTCCAGACGACATCAGTGTCACTTTTCTCATTTCTTTTGATGCTGTGAGAGAATCTGTCCGTCAGCTGAGAGACAAACTGCAGGATTTCTGCACACAGCCCATGAGAAAGATCTCGG ATTCTCATCAGTTGACTCTGGATCTAAACACACTGAATAaaaatctctgtctgtctgaggGAAACAGAACGATTACAAACACTTTCCTACAGAAGTGTCAGTATCCCAATCATCCGGACAGATTTGATGATGCGTGTCAGGTGTTGTGtaaagagagtgtgtgtggacGCTGTTACTGGGAGATTGAGAGGACTGGTGTTAATAATGTGTTTATATCAGTGTCATATAAGAGCATCAGGAGGAAGGGACCGGGTGATGAGTGTTGGTTTGGATATAATGATCAGTCCTGGAGTTTGATCTGCTCTGACTCCAGTTACTCATTCAGACACAATAAGATCAAGACTAAACTCCCTGTAAAACTCAGATCTGATAGATTAGGAGTGTATGTGGATGAGAGAGCAGGAATTCTGTCCTTCTACAGCATCTCTGACACAATGACCCTCATCCACAGCATCAGCACCACATTCACTCAACCGCTCTATCCTGGATTTACTGTTTGTCACAATTCATCAGTGAAGCTGTGTGATCTATAG
- the rab42a gene encoding ras-related protein Rab-42a, with protein MDALWQYQFRIILLGDSTVGKSSLLKRFTDGIYSDVADPTVGVDFYARSLDIEPGVKIKLQLWDTAGQERFRSITTSYYRNSVGGLLVFDLTNRKTFDHVREWHREVSEHILPHHMVYILIGHKSDLGRDRKVSRDEAEQLAAELGLRYVETSAKCNSNVERAFELLTRDIYELMKMGEISTRDGWDGVKSGLTAKVLYPAEEVAEREKSCNC; from the exons ATGGATGCTTTATGGCAATATCAGTTCAGGATTATTTTACTCGGGGACTCGACGGTTGGCAAATCTTCTCTGCTGAAGAGATTCACGGATGGCATATATAGCGATGTAGCGGACCCGACAGTTGGGGTGGATTTCTACGCCCGATCACTGGACATTGAACCGGGGGTGAAAATCAAGCTACAGCTATGGGACACAGCCGGACAGGAGAGATTcag GTCCATAACCACTTCGTACTATCGTAACTCGGTGGGCGGGCTACTCGTCTTCGACCTGACCAATAGGAAGACCTTCGATCACGTGCGGGAATGGCACAGAGAAGTCAGCGAGCACATACTGCCTCATCACATGGTCTACATCCTGATCGGCCACAAGAGCGACCTAGGCCGCGACCGCAAAGTGTCGCGGGACGAGGCGGAGCAGTTGGCGGCCGAACTCGGCCTCCGTTACGTGGAAACTTCAGCCAAGTGCAACAGCAACGTGGAACGAGCTTTCGAGCTGCTCACACGGGACATCTATGAGCTGATGAAGATGGGCGAGATCTCCACGCGTGACGGATGGGACGGAGTCAAAAGTGGCCTCACCGCTAAGGTTCTTTATCCGGCCGAGGAGGTGGCGGAGAGGGAAAAGAGCTGCAACTGCTGA